The following coding sequences are from one Streptomyces sp. NBC_01294 window:
- a CDS encoding IS481 family transposase, which produces MPHRNAPLTETGRLRLARCVVEDGWTHRRAAERFQVSPTTAQRWADRYRTLGDAGMHDRSSRPHNSPRRTPTRTERRIIKVRVLRRWGPARIAHLLGLVPSTVHRVLTRFGLARLSHLDRATGRVIRRYERPKPGELVHVDIKKLGNIPDGGGHRALGRQAGRKTRSGTGYSYIHTAVDDHSRLAYSEILADEKKETAAGFWTRAQAFFTGCGITVERVLTDNGACYKSHAWRDTLAAAGITHKRTRPYRPQTNGKVERLNRTLLEEWAYARPYRSEQERRDAFPGWLHTYNHHRGHTALAGKPPASRVPNLTGQYT; this is translated from the coding sequence ATGCCCCACCGTAATGCACCCCTGACCGAGACCGGACGGCTGCGGCTTGCCCGCTGCGTGGTCGAGGACGGCTGGACCCACCGCCGGGCAGCCGAACGCTTCCAGGTCTCCCCGACGACCGCCCAGCGGTGGGCCGACCGCTACCGAACGCTCGGCGACGCGGGCATGCACGACCGGTCTTCCCGCCCGCACAACAGCCCGCGCCGGACCCCGACCCGCACCGAACGCCGGATCATCAAGGTCCGCGTCCTGCGCAGGTGGGGACCCGCCCGCATCGCCCACCTGCTCGGCCTGGTGCCCTCAACCGTGCACCGGGTGCTGACCCGGTTCGGCCTGGCCCGCCTGTCCCATCTGGACCGGGCCACCGGCCGCGTCATACGACGCTACGAACGACCCAAGCCCGGCGAACTCGTCCACGTCGACATCAAGAAGCTCGGCAACATCCCTGACGGCGGCGGCCACAGGGCTCTCGGCCGACAGGCAGGCCGCAAGACCAGGTCCGGCACGGGCTACAGCTACATCCACACCGCCGTCGACGACCACTCCCGCCTCGCCTACAGCGAGATCCTGGCCGACGAGAAGAAGGAGACCGCCGCCGGCTTCTGGACCCGGGCCCAGGCGTTCTTCACCGGCTGCGGGATCACCGTCGAACGCGTCCTGACCGACAACGGCGCCTGCTACAAGTCCCACGCCTGGCGCGACACCCTGGCGGCGGCCGGGATCACCCACAAGCGAACCCGGCCCTACCGGCCCCAGACCAACGGCAAAGTCGAACGCCTCAACCGCACCCTGCTGGAGGAATGGGCCTATGCCCGCCCCTACCGGTCAGAGCAGGAACGACGCGACGCTTTCCCCGGCTGGCTGCACACCTACAATCACCACCGCGGACACACCGCGCTCGCAGGCAAACCACCCGCCAGCCGCGTCCCCAACCTCACAGGGCAATACACCTAG
- a CDS encoding class I SAM-dependent methyltransferase: MSEDHTHVQEFFGARAADWDRKFPGDGPAFATAVAEFGLRPGDRVLDAGCGTGRALTALRAAVGPAGTVLGADLTPQMLAAAQRAGRAAEGTLLLADVARLPLRDGALDAVFAAGLIAHLPDPAANLRELARVVRPGGRLALFHPIGRAALAARHGRELTPEDMRAEHNLGPLLTGSGWDMTSYADEDERFLVLAVRRP; this comes from the coding sequence ATGAGCGAAGACCACACGCACGTGCAGGAGTTCTTCGGGGCGCGCGCCGCCGACTGGGACCGCAAGTTCCCGGGGGACGGGCCCGCCTTCGCCACCGCCGTGGCCGAGTTCGGGCTGCGGCCCGGCGACCGTGTGCTCGACGCGGGCTGCGGCACCGGGCGCGCCCTGACCGCGCTGCGCGCCGCCGTCGGGCCCGCGGGGACCGTGCTCGGCGCGGACCTCACCCCGCAGATGCTGGCCGCCGCGCAGCGGGCCGGGCGGGCCGCCGAGGGCACCCTGCTGCTCGCCGACGTGGCCCGGCTGCCGCTGCGGGACGGGGCGCTGGACGCGGTGTTCGCGGCCGGGCTCATCGCCCACCTGCCCGACCCGGCGGCGAACCTGCGCGAACTCGCCCGGGTGGTCCGCCCCGGCGGCCGGCTCGCCCTCTTTCACCCGATCGGGCGAGCGGCACTCGCCGCGCGCCACGGCCGCGAGCTGACCCCCGAGGACATGCGGGCCGAGCACAACCTCGGCCCGCTGCTGACCGGTTCGGGCTGGGACATGACCTCGTACGCCGACGAGGACGAGCGCTTCCTGGTACTGGCCGTACGCCGCCCCTGA
- a CDS encoding GAF domain-containing protein, translating to MGDPAVALPGGADPAARTRELRWAHDAFTRDGRVEAPVRAVIAKSWLRCARARLSPECAPRVELAEAELRPYREEHPLAPVMPLFRDLVGAFAAHGAHLLAVCDARGSLLWVEGEPATLRRAERLGFVPGARWAETAMGTNAPGTAVAVGEPVQVFGAEHFSRRVHPWTCAAAPVRDPRTGRLLGAVDITGGDGLAHPHSLAFVQAVARAAEAQLTLLDTGAPAAADTLTALGQDEALLVTGSRTLRLGRRHSEIMALLAHHPEGLSGEELTIALYEDESVSSVTLRAELSRLRTLLGPSAPLSRPYRTARPLDADFTALTRQLAAGAVSAALHHYAGPLLPASTAPGIVRLRRRIEDQARAAVIARADAGLLTDWVCSPWGADDAEAWRALAAALPPEGRPAALARVAALDREFGVRQDGVRPGDLPPDGVRPDGVRPVGVPSRESLPGRRGRATSPQPARS from the coding sequence ATGGGCGATCCGGCGGTGGCGCTGCCGGGCGGGGCCGATCCGGCCGCGCGCACGCGCGAACTGCGGTGGGCCCACGACGCGTTCACGCGGGACGGACGGGTCGAGGCGCCGGTCCGGGCCGTCATCGCGAAGTCCTGGCTGCGGTGCGCGCGCGCCCGGCTCAGCCCGGAGTGCGCACCGCGGGTGGAGCTTGCGGAGGCGGAGTTGCGGCCGTACCGCGAGGAGCATCCACTGGCCCCGGTGATGCCGCTGTTCCGGGACCTCGTCGGGGCGTTCGCCGCGCACGGGGCGCATCTGCTGGCGGTGTGCGACGCGCGGGGCAGTCTCCTGTGGGTGGAGGGCGAACCGGCCACCCTGCGACGGGCGGAGCGGCTCGGGTTCGTGCCGGGTGCGCGCTGGGCGGAGACGGCGATGGGGACCAACGCCCCCGGTACGGCGGTCGCGGTGGGGGAGCCCGTGCAGGTCTTCGGGGCCGAGCACTTCAGCCGCCGGGTGCACCCGTGGACCTGCGCGGCGGCCCCGGTACGGGATCCTCGGACCGGCAGGCTGCTCGGCGCGGTGGACATCACCGGCGGCGACGGCCTCGCTCACCCGCACTCGCTCGCCTTCGTACAGGCGGTGGCCCGGGCGGCGGAGGCCCAGTTGACCCTGCTCGACACCGGCGCCCCGGCTGCCGCGGACACCCTCACCGCCCTCGGCCAGGACGAGGCACTGCTGGTGACCGGCAGTCGCACGCTGCGGCTGGGCCGGCGGCACAGCGAGATCATGGCCCTGCTCGCACACCACCCCGAGGGCCTGTCGGGCGAGGAGCTGACCATCGCCCTGTACGAGGACGAGTCGGTGTCATCGGTCACGTTGCGCGCCGAGCTGTCCCGGCTGCGCACCCTGCTGGGGCCCTCGGCGCCGCTCTCCCGCCCCTACCGCACGGCCCGTCCGCTGGACGCGGATTTCACCGCCCTGACCCGGCAGTTGGCCGCCGGGGCCGTCTCCGCGGCCCTCCACCACTACGCCGGCCCCTTGCTGCCCGCCTCCACCGCACCCGGCATCGTCCGGCTGCGCCGCCGGATCGAGGACCAGGCGCGGGCGGCCGTGATCGCGCGGGCCGATGCCGGGCTGCTGACCGACTGGGTGTGCAGCCCGTGGGGTGCGGACGACGCGGAGGCGTGGCGGGCACTGGCGGCGGCGCTGCCGCCTGAGGGCCGGCCGGCCGCGCTGGCCCGCGTAGCCGCCCTGGACCGCGAGTTCGGCGTGCGGCAGGACGGAGTACGACCGGGCGACCTGCCACCGGACGGCGTACGACCGGACGGCGTACGACCGGTGGGCGTACCGTCGCGCGAATCGCTCCCGGGCCGTCGCGGGCGTGCAACCTCTCCGCAACCTGCGCGCTCCTAG
- the exaC gene encoding acetaldehyde dehydrogenase ExaC, whose amino-acid sequence MARYAAPGTEGALMSYASRYDHFIGGEYAPPARGRYFENPSPVTGRPFTEVARGTAEDVERALDAAHAAAPAWGRTSVTERSSVLLRIADRMEQNLEALAVAETWENGKPVRETLAADLPLAIDQFRYFAGALRAQEGALSQIDDDTVAYHFHEPLGVVGQIIPWNFPILMAVWKLAPALAAGNTVVLKPAEQTPASVHYWLSLVADLLPPGVVNIVNGFGEEAGKPLASSPRVAKIAFTGETATGRLIMQYAAEHLKPVTLELGGKSPNLFFDDIWSTEDDLRDKALEGFTMFALNQGEVCTSPSRALIERGRYGDFLDAAVARTELIVPGHPLDTDTMIGAQASEEQLKKILSYVEIGQKEGAKILTGGARIDHGGDLAGGFYVQPTIFEGDNRMRIFQEEIFGPVVSVTSFQDFDDAVRIANDTAYGLGAGVWTRDINTAYRAGRAIQAGRVWTNCYHAYPAHAAFGGYKQSGIGRETHKMMLEHYQQTKNLFVSYSTNGIGFF is encoded by the coding sequence ATGGCCCGTTACGCTGCGCCCGGTACCGAAGGGGCGCTCATGTCGTACGCGTCCCGCTACGACCACTTCATCGGCGGCGAGTACGCCCCGCCCGCCCGCGGCCGGTACTTCGAGAACCCCTCCCCCGTCACCGGCCGGCCCTTCACGGAGGTCGCACGCGGCACGGCCGAGGACGTGGAACGGGCGCTGGACGCGGCGCACGCGGCCGCACCCGCCTGGGGGCGGACCTCCGTCACCGAGCGGTCGTCGGTCCTGCTGCGCATCGCGGACCGCATGGAGCAGAACCTGGAGGCTCTCGCGGTCGCGGAGACCTGGGAGAACGGCAAGCCGGTACGGGAGACCCTGGCGGCCGACCTGCCCCTGGCCATCGACCAGTTCCGCTACTTCGCGGGGGCCCTGCGCGCGCAAGAGGGTGCTCTGAGCCAGATAGACGACGACACGGTCGCCTACCACTTCCACGAGCCGCTGGGTGTGGTCGGCCAGATCATCCCGTGGAACTTCCCGATCCTGATGGCGGTGTGGAAGCTGGCCCCGGCGCTGGCGGCCGGGAACACGGTGGTGCTGAAGCCGGCCGAGCAGACGCCGGCGTCGGTGCACTACTGGCTGAGCCTGGTCGCGGACCTGCTGCCGCCGGGCGTGGTGAACATCGTCAACGGCTTCGGGGAGGAGGCCGGCAAGCCGCTGGCCTCCAGCCCGCGCGTGGCGAAGATCGCCTTCACCGGCGAGACCGCCACCGGCCGGCTGATCATGCAGTACGCGGCCGAGCACCTGAAGCCGGTCACCCTGGAACTCGGCGGCAAGAGCCCGAACCTGTTCTTCGACGACATCTGGTCGACGGAGGACGACCTGCGCGACAAGGCCCTGGAGGGCTTCACCATGTTCGCCCTCAACCAGGGCGAGGTGTGCACGAGCCCGTCGCGCGCCCTGATCGAGCGGGGCCGGTACGGGGACTTCCTCGACGCAGCCGTGGCCCGCACCGAACTGATCGTGCCGGGGCACCCGTTGGACACGGACACGATGATCGGTGCCCAGGCCTCCGAGGAGCAGCTGAAGAAGATCCTGTCGTACGTGGAGATCGGCCAGAAGGAGGGCGCGAAGATCCTCACGGGCGGCGCGCGCATCGACCACGGCGGCGACCTGGCCGGCGGCTTCTACGTCCAGCCGACCATCTTCGAGGGCGACAACCGCATGCGGATCTTCCAGGAGGAGATCTTCGGCCCGGTGGTGTCCGTGACCTCCTTCCAGGACTTCGACGACGCGGTACGGATCGCCAACGACACGGCGTACGGCCTGGGCGCGGGCGTCTGGACAAGGGACATCAACACCGCCTACCGCGCGGGCCGCGCGATCCAGGCGGGCCGCGTCTGGACGAACTGCTACCACGCCTACCCGGCCCACGCGGCGTTCGGCGGCTACAAGCAGTCGGGCATCGGACGCGAGACCCACAAGATGATGCTGGAGCACTACCAGCAGACGAAGAACTTATTCGTAAGTTACTCAACAAACGGTATCGGCTTCTTCTAA
- a CDS encoding DEAD/DEAH box helicase, whose amino-acid sequence MRAEISALIHRSAVFLPADPARSGRIAFWPADGETPGSDAGAGADARTATGAGAGATAGAGAGRLEELAVITPDLRRTTVTALVLPVDEALPLLTRARAATAEAQTPAQAQAQAAADGTDGSATAFWGAAALLALRFAAQGQLLPGLSPAGHDAWRIGPLEAADLDAVRELAAAMPPGAHCVPLNADGPPRLPAPEPLLRAFLDAVADALPRSPAAPAAAGGPAFAARPPRLHPELRDWAAEVAAGHDAGVRISLRIEVDAPDPAAGQAAGQALGDAPGQARSEASDAAASFRAVLQMHSRADAALVADAADVWAGSGAAAAAFPPGARLDVLRALRRAARLWPPLAPLLGAAVPDAVALANEEVTELLGEAAAALAADGVQVHWPRGLVRNLNARAVVGSPDATGTGLPSGLLSPDALLSFSWHHALGDQGDLTRAELDRLAEAKRPLVRLRDQWVLIDPAEARRARTRQDREVTAADALAAVLTGSAEIDGRRVDVEATGPMERLRALLAADPQEADGPGAPPELRATLRDYQLRGLRWLARMTSLGLGACLADDMGLGKTVTLIALHLHRARQDPGAGPTLVVCPASLLGNWQREIEKFAPGTPVRRFHGPCRSLAGLAPSGGGFVLTTYGTMRLDAPELAAVGWGMVVADEAQHVKNPRSSTAKALRTLPAPARVALTGTPVENNLSELWAVLDWTTPGILGRLGTFRTRYAEPVESGRDPQAAARLGALVRPFLLRRKKSDPGIAPELPPKTETDHTVTLSREQTALYEAVVRETLAAISEADGMERRGLVVKLLTSLKQICNHPAHYLREHSPGERGARDTSGGRSGKLELLDELLDTILAEDGSVLVFTQYVAMARILERHLAGRGIASQLLHGGTPVPRREELVDRFQAGEVPVFLLSLKAAGTGLNLTRAGHVIHFDRWWNPAVEEQATDRAYRIGQTQPVQVHRITAEGTVEERIARLLERKRALADAVLAGGEAALTELTDAELAELVALRPARGE is encoded by the coding sequence GTGCGCGCCGAGATTTCCGCCCTCATCCACCGCTCCGCCGTCTTCCTGCCCGCCGACCCGGCCCGCAGCGGCCGGATCGCCTTCTGGCCGGCGGACGGCGAGACCCCCGGCTCCGACGCGGGCGCCGGCGCAGACGCCCGCACTGCCACCGGTGCGGGTGCCGGTGCCACTGCGGGTGCCGGTGCCGGCAGGCTTGAGGAACTCGCCGTCATCACCCCCGACTTGCGACGGACCACGGTGACCGCGCTCGTGCTGCCCGTGGACGAGGCCCTGCCCCTCCTCACGCGCGCCCGCGCCGCCACAGCCGAGGCACAGACACCGGCACAGGCACAGGCACAGGCCGCGGCCGACGGGACCGATGGCTCCGCCACGGCGTTCTGGGGCGCCGCCGCGCTGCTGGCCCTGCGCTTCGCCGCGCAAGGGCAGCTCCTGCCCGGCCTGAGCCCCGCCGGCCACGACGCCTGGCGGATCGGGCCCCTGGAGGCCGCCGACCTCGACGCGGTCCGGGAACTGGCCGCCGCCATGCCTCCCGGCGCCCACTGCGTACCGCTGAACGCGGACGGGCCGCCCCGGCTGCCCGCCCCGGAGCCGCTGCTGCGCGCCTTCCTCGACGCCGTCGCCGACGCCCTGCCCCGCTCCCCCGCCGCCCCCGCCGCGGCCGGCGGGCCCGCCTTCGCCGCCCGCCCGCCGCGGCTCCACCCCGAGCTGCGCGACTGGGCCGCCGAAGTGGCCGCCGGCCACGACGCCGGCGTGCGGATCTCCCTGCGGATCGAGGTCGACGCCCCCGACCCGGCTGCCGGCCAGGCTGCCGGCCAGGCCCTCGGCGACGCCCCGGGTCAGGCCCGGAGCGAGGCCTCCGATGCCGCCGCGTCCTTCCGGGCCGTCCTCCAGATGCACAGCCGGGCCGACGCCGCCCTGGTCGCCGACGCCGCCGACGTCTGGGCCGGTTCCGGAGCCGCCGCGGCCGCGTTCCCGCCCGGCGCCCGCCTGGACGTCCTGCGCGCGCTGCGCCGCGCCGCCCGGCTGTGGCCCCCGCTCGCCCCGCTGCTGGGCGCCGCCGTCCCGGACGCCGTCGCCCTGGCCAACGAGGAGGTCACGGAGCTGCTCGGCGAAGCCGCCGCCGCCCTCGCTGCCGACGGGGTCCAGGTGCACTGGCCGCGCGGGCTCGTCCGCAACCTCAACGCCCGCGCGGTCGTCGGCTCTCCCGATGCCACCGGGACCGGACTCCCCTCCGGCCTGCTGTCCCCCGACGCCCTGCTCTCCTTCAGCTGGCACCACGCCCTCGGTGACCAGGGCGATCTCACGCGGGCCGAGCTCGACCGGCTCGCCGAGGCCAAGCGCCCCTTGGTCCGGCTGCGCGACCAGTGGGTCCTGATCGATCCGGCCGAGGCCCGCCGGGCCCGCACCCGCCAGGACCGCGAGGTCACGGCCGCGGACGCGCTGGCCGCCGTACTCACCGGGTCGGCGGAGATCGACGGCAGGCGGGTCGACGTGGAGGCGACCGGTCCGATGGAGCGGTTGCGTGCCCTGCTCGCCGCCGATCCGCAGGAGGCCGACGGCCCCGGCGCACCGCCGGAGCTGCGGGCCACCCTGCGCGACTACCAGCTGCGGGGCCTGCGCTGGCTGGCCCGGATGACCTCGCTCGGCCTCGGCGCCTGCCTCGCCGACGACATGGGCCTCGGCAAGACCGTCACCCTGATCGCGCTGCACCTGCACCGCGCCCGCCAGGACCCCGGCGCCGGACCCACCCTGGTCGTGTGCCCGGCCTCGCTGCTGGGCAACTGGCAGCGGGAGATCGAGAAGTTCGCGCCCGGCACGCCCGTACGCCGCTTCCACGGTCCCTGCCGCAGTCTCGCCGGCCTCGCGCCTTCCGGCGGGGGCTTCGTCCTCACCACGTACGGCACGATGCGGCTGGACGCGCCCGAACTCGCCGCCGTCGGCTGGGGCATGGTCGTGGCCGACGAGGCCCAGCACGTCAAGAACCCGCGTTCCTCCACCGCCAAGGCCCTGCGCACCCTCCCGGCCCCGGCTCGCGTGGCGCTGACGGGCACGCCCGTCGAGAACAACCTCTCCGAACTGTGGGCCGTCCTCGACTGGACCACACCCGGCATCCTGGGCCGCCTCGGCACCTTCCGCACCCGCTACGCCGAACCCGTCGAGAGCGGCCGCGACCCGCAGGCGGCGGCCCGGCTGGGGGCCCTCGTACGGCCGTTCCTGCTGCGCCGCAAGAAGTCCGACCCCGGCATCGCGCCCGAGCTGCCGCCCAAGACCGAGACCGACCACACCGTCACGCTCAGCCGTGAACAGACCGCGCTCTACGAGGCCGTCGTCCGCGAGACCCTCGCCGCGATCTCGGAGGCGGACGGGATGGAGCGGCGCGGCCTGGTGGTCAAGCTGCTGACCTCGCTCAAGCAGATCTGCAACCACCCGGCCCACTACCTGCGCGAGCACAGCCCGGGCGAACGCGGCGCCCGGGACACCTCCGGCGGCCGCTCCGGGAAGCTGGAGCTCCTCGACGAACTCCTCGACACGATCCTCGCCGAGGACGGCTCGGTCCTCGTCTTCACCCAGTACGTGGCGATGGCCAGAATCCTGGAGCGGCACCTCGCCGGGCGCGGGATCGCCTCGCAGCTGCTGCACGGCGGGACGCCCGTGCCGCGCCGCGAGGAGCTCGTCGACCGCTTCCAGGCCGGTGAGGTCCCGGTCTTCCTGCTGTCCCTGAAGGCGGCGGGCACCGGGCTGAACCTCACCCGGGCCGGCCACGTCATCCACTTCGACCGCTGGTGGAACCCCGCCGTCGAGGAGCAGGCCACCGACCGCGCCTACCGCATCGGCCAGACCCAGCCCGTCCAGGTCCACCGGATCACCGCCGAGGGCACCGTAGAAGAGCGGATCGCGCGGCTCCTGGAGCGCAAGCGGGCCCTCGCCGACGCCGTCCTCGCGGGCGGCGAGGCGGCCCTGACCGAACTGACCGATGCCGAACTGGCCGAGCTGGTGGCGCTGCGCCCGGCCCGCGGGGAGTGA
- a CDS encoding oxygenase MpaB family protein has protein sequence MQRYDRLREILRLDPDKDFLAIYRLTAAYEFPWDFTRALELALFRTYAVPSIGGLLAETAEFTDRTQKRYDDTALLLDAVVEHGFESDTARTAIRRVNQMHRSYDISNEDMRYVLCTFVVIPSRWLDAYGWRPLTHHERRACANYYATLGRHMGITDIPDSFEGFEATLDTYEEVHFGWDEGARTVADSTLDLMASWYPAPLAPAVRGASLALLDEALLGAFRYASPRPEVRRLVRGALRLRGRAVRLLPPRRAPHYARQNPEIKGYPDGYDVGELGTFPVPGAGGCPVPHPRRPAGAEAQPPA, from the coding sequence GTGCAGCGTTACGACCGGCTGAGGGAGATCCTCCGTCTCGACCCCGACAAGGACTTCCTCGCCATCTACCGGCTCACCGCCGCCTACGAGTTCCCCTGGGACTTCACCCGAGCCCTGGAACTCGCCCTGTTCCGGACCTACGCCGTCCCGAGCATCGGTGGCCTGCTGGCCGAGACGGCCGAGTTCACCGACCGGACCCAGAAGCGCTACGACGACACCGCCCTGCTCCTCGACGCGGTCGTCGAGCACGGCTTCGAGAGCGACACCGCGCGCACCGCGATCCGCCGCGTCAACCAGATGCACCGCAGCTACGACATCTCCAACGAGGACATGCGGTACGTCCTGTGCACTTTTGTGGTGATCCCGTCCCGCTGGCTGGACGCCTACGGCTGGCGCCCGCTGACCCACCATGAGCGCCGGGCCTGCGCGAACTACTACGCCACCCTCGGCCGACACATGGGCATCACGGACATCCCGGACTCCTTCGAGGGGTTCGAAGCCACCCTGGACACCTACGAGGAGGTCCACTTCGGCTGGGACGAGGGCGCCCGCACGGTCGCCGACTCCACCCTCGACCTGATGGCCTCGTGGTACCCGGCGCCGCTCGCCCCGGCCGTGCGCGGCGCGAGCCTCGCCCTGCTCGACGAGGCGCTGCTGGGTGCCTTCCGGTACGCGTCCCCGCGCCCCGAGGTCCGGCGGCTGGTCAGGGGAGCCCTGCGGCTGCGCGGCCGCGCGGTGCGGCTGCTGCCTCCCCGCCGGGCTCCGCACTACGCCCGCCAGAACCCGGAGATCAAGGGCTACCCCGACGGCTACGACGTGGGCGAGCTCGGCACGTTCCCGGTCCCCGGCGCGGGCGGCTGCCCGGTCCCGCATCCCCGCCGGCCCGCCGGAGCGGAGGCCCAGCCTCCGGCGTGA
- a CDS encoding polyprenyl synthetase family protein — MSYLDLHRAVAQDIDAEIETALERLGPPAGTTKSIVAKLLEQRKLRHPLSVLPLLTHAIETGRPGPAVPLSAVHLLWWTSACYLDDLADANGASISGELTENEALLASVITGNALPIQIILAQDLPDSVRSALITEFLNGWIIGVDGQTVDMRGDIAGASRKSVIETYRGKSGAPFGMITAMAAVFSGTTAAKVDLWREFGYVFGILWQIFNDQEDILSGRDEDLLNGTVTYLLASVVEDASPDVRDHILGLCADAGRSDQARAELAGLLRTPLALDRYRAEIDGFRAEAYRILDEIGGDEFYSPVLRRLVDHASQMLLEAELAPAAVSGAA; from the coding sequence ATGTCGTACCTGGACTTGCACCGGGCAGTCGCGCAGGACATCGATGCGGAGATCGAAACCGCCCTGGAGCGGCTCGGCCCGCCGGCCGGCACGACCAAGAGCATCGTGGCCAAGCTCTTGGAGCAACGGAAACTGAGACATCCCCTCTCCGTCCTGCCGCTGCTCACACACGCCATCGAGACGGGCCGCCCCGGGCCGGCCGTTCCGCTGTCCGCCGTCCACCTGCTGTGGTGGACCTCGGCCTGCTATCTCGACGACCTGGCCGATGCCAACGGCGCTTCCATCTCAGGCGAACTCACCGAGAACGAAGCACTGCTCGCATCCGTCATCACCGGAAACGCGCTCCCCATTCAGATCATCCTGGCGCAAGATCTTCCGGATTCGGTGCGCAGCGCGCTGATAACCGAGTTCCTGAACGGCTGGATCATAGGCGTCGACGGCCAGACGGTCGACATGCGCGGGGACATCGCCGGCGCCTCGCGGAAATCGGTGATCGAGACGTACCGCGGCAAATCCGGTGCTCCGTTCGGAATGATCACGGCCATGGCCGCGGTGTTCTCCGGAACGACGGCCGCCAAGGTGGACCTGTGGCGTGAATTCGGCTACGTCTTCGGCATCCTGTGGCAGATCTTCAACGACCAGGAGGACATCCTGTCCGGTCGTGACGAGGACCTGCTCAACGGCACGGTGACCTATCTCCTCGCCTCCGTCGTCGAGGACGCCTCTCCCGATGTCAGGGACCACATCCTGGGCCTGTGCGCCGACGCCGGACGTTCCGACCAGGCGAGAGCGGAACTGGCGGGTCTTCTCCGCACCCCCCTCGCCCTCGACCGGTACCGGGCGGAGATCGACGGCTTCCGCGCCGAGGCGTACCGCATCCTGGACGAGATCGGCGGCGACGAGTTCTACTCGCCGGTGCTCCGCCGACTCGTGGACCACGCGTCCCAGATGCTGCTCGAAGCGGAACTCGCCCCGGCCGCGGTGAGCGGCGCCGCCTGA
- a CDS encoding SWF or SNF family helicase, producing MSTRDPYEKTFPALAPAPGRGFARTWWGHAWLRSLEDSALDGEQVRQGRKYARSGAVGAVSVRPGGLTAVVRDRDGTAHRTDVLVQEFTETEWDRLLGLAAAESGYIAALLDREVPPELAEDAANAGVELLPGIGDLDPRCDCGEWDHCPHTAALCYQVARLLDQDPFVLLLLRGRGERELLDELEARSTAEAEAPQVSADEGVPAVEVFAARGVRPPLPALPLLPQAPGQPPTLDTEPEAEPELDVDGVEFLAQAAAAEAYRLLAEAVAPGHAGRVPAAPLTVSEDAVRLTAEADDLRVRSRLAAATGRSRADMERAVRAWGFGGAPGLAALEDDWTPDRTTLARARAALAAAWADEEAPVLRRVRARWTSPDTDRQLRLGREGRWWPYRRVSGHWIPAGPSAPDPASALTTPDPLGPPDPPDPHPAG from the coding sequence ATGAGCACCCGGGACCCGTACGAGAAGACCTTCCCCGCCCTTGCGCCCGCGCCCGGCCGCGGCTTCGCCCGCACCTGGTGGGGCCACGCCTGGCTGCGCTCCCTGGAGGACAGCGCGCTCGACGGGGAGCAGGTCAGGCAGGGCCGGAAGTACGCGCGCTCGGGCGCGGTCGGCGCGGTCTCGGTGCGCCCCGGCGGGCTCACGGCGGTGGTCCGCGACCGGGACGGGACGGCGCACCGTACGGACGTGCTGGTGCAGGAGTTCACGGAGACCGAGTGGGACCGGCTGCTGGGCCTGGCGGCCGCCGAGTCGGGCTACATCGCGGCGCTGCTGGACCGGGAGGTGCCGCCGGAGCTGGCGGAGGACGCGGCGAACGCGGGGGTGGAGCTGCTGCCCGGCATAGGGGACCTCGATCCGCGCTGTGACTGCGGCGAGTGGGACCACTGCCCGCACACGGCCGCGCTCTGCTACCAGGTGGCGCGGCTGCTGGACCAGGACCCGTTCGTCCTGCTGCTCCTGCGCGGCCGGGGCGAACGGGAGCTGCTGGACGAGCTGGAGGCGCGCAGCACGGCGGAAGCGGAGGCTCCGCAGGTGTCCGCCGACGAGGGGGTGCCGGCGGTGGAGGTCTTCGCGGCGCGGGGCGTCCGGCCGCCGCTGCCCGCGCTGCCGCTGCTGCCGCAGGCGCCGGGCCAGCCGCCGACGCTGGACACCGAGCCGGAAGCGGAACCGGAACTCGATGTGGACGGGGTGGAGTTCCTGGCGCAGGCGGCCGCGGCGGAGGCGTACCGGCTGCTGGCGGAAGCGGTGGCTCCGGGCCACGCCGGTCGCGTCCCGGCGGCCCCGCTCACGGTGTCCGAAGACGCCGTACGCCTCACGGCCGAGGCCGATGACCTCCGGGTCCGTTCCCGCTTGGCGGCGGCTACCGGGCGCAGCCGGGCCGACATGGAGCGGGCCGTCCGCGCCTGGGGCTTCGGCGGGGCCCCTGGCCTCGCGGCGCTGGAGGACGACTGGACGCCGGACCGGACGACGCTGGCCCGCGCCCGGGCGGCACTGGCCGCGGCCTGGGCGGACGAGGAAGCGCCGGTGCTCCGCCGGGTCCGCGCCCGCTGGACGTCGCCGGACACCGACCGCCAGCTCCGGCTGGGGCGGGAGGGCCGCTGGTGGCCGTACCGCCGCGTGTCGGGCCACTGGATCCCTGCGGGCCCGTCGGCCCCGGACCCCGCCTCGGCCCTGACCACACCGGACCCGCTGGGCCCACCGGACCCGCCGGACCCGCACCCGGCGGGCTGA